The following DNA comes from Synergistaceae bacterium.
AATTCCGGACTCTAACATAATCGCGCTGAACTGTTCACCGAGTCCGCCCGTCTTTACGTGATCTTCAATTATGAAAAGTGTATCACAATTCTTTATATCGTTAAATAATTCAAATGGGACTGAATTAATCTCAAGCGGCAAAACTCCGCAGGCCCATACAGAAAAATTTTTATCGCGGCAAAAATGTAACACACTCCCGGCCATGTTGCCAATTACGAGAATGACTCCGGCAGAACCTGATATTAATTTGCGGAACGGGGCAAAATTTTCGTGTTTATAATTATCGCCATTAAAAGACTCATCGCGGCCAAGTCTTATATAAACAGGGTGCTGGAATTTTATTATATTATTCACGAGTCCTGTCATATCATCAGCAAAAGAAGGCACAAAAATTTTCATATTCTGCAAAGTGCTTAGAGTCCCGTAATCTTCTAATGCGTGATGAGTCGGCCCTGAATTACCATAGCCGTAACCTGCTCCGCTGCCGATCAAGCAAACCTGTAAATCATGAAGACAAATATCATTGCGAATCTGTTCAAACGCCCTAGCATAAATAAACGGTGAAATACTATACACGAACGGACGCAAACCCATTTTTGCGAGACCTGCAGCAAGTGAAATCATATTCTGTTCAGCTATTCCGGCATTTATGAATCTCTCGCCGAGTACATTTTGAAGCGGCTCAAGTGCGTTAAATCCTAAATCGCCGGTCAATACACAAAATTTCGGGTCATCTTTATAACTAAGCAGCGAATTTATAAGACTCTTGCGCATTGTAAGGCCTCCTTGTAAATTTGTCCGTCGACTTTGATATAGTGAGATTCTAAAGTGTCTTGATAGATTCCCATTCCCTCGCCCTTAATAGAATTTACCAGCAAAGCACAAGGCACTTCAGGATTAATACACGTTAAATTCTCGAATAATAAATCAAAATCGTGTACATCACATTTTTTAACGTCAGCACCGAACGCCTTTATTCTTGACTCGAGTCCTTCAATTCCATAGCCTATTACTTTTTTTACTGAGCCAAAGCCCTGCCAGTTATTACAGTCAATTATGAGCGATAAATTTTTGAGTTTATGAGAGACCGCAAAATTTAAAGCCTCCCAGCACGCGCCCTCTTGGAATTCGCCGTCTCCGCAAATGCAGAATACACGCCCGGACTCGTTCATAAAATTTTTAGCCAACGCACAGCCCGCAGCAAGTGAAAGCCCATGACCTAGACTCCCAGTTCCAAAGGGTGCAAAATTTACGAGATCTACAGGGGGATGAGCTCCGAGTTTGACTCCGTCTTGACAGCAATTTTTTATATCAGAGTCGCTTATATAGCCCCGTAAAGCAAGAACGCAATACAAAGCTGAAACTGTATGACCCTTTGAGAGAATTAATAAATCTTGATTTGCGTCAAATATTCCGGAAAATAATACATAAAGCACAGGCAGAATCGAAATACTCCCGCCCGTGTGTACCATGCCAGAGTCTTTGTGAAGAGTCAATAATTTAATGTATAATTCGCGATATTCTTCACGTGAAAAATTTTTATTCATAAATTGCCGCACCTGCTATTAAAATTTACTCATTTTTTAGCGCAAATTCCTTTATTGAATCGGCCATAAATTTCAGCATTTCGTCATTCATTCCGGGGTAAACTCCGATCCAGAACGAACGCGACATAATTATGTCAGTATTCTCAAGATTGCCGATTATTCTATAACCCTTGCCGGAGTCTCTCATTTCGTTAAAACAAGGGTGCCGGGTAATATTTCCTGCGAATAACATACGAGTTTGAATTTTTTGCGACTCAAGATATTTAACAAGTTCGTCGCGCGAGAATTTAGCCGAATCTTTCACAGTTAAGAGAAAACCGAACCAGCTAGGTTTTGAATTTCTTTCAGGACTGGGCAGAATAAATAAATCTTCAAGTTCAGAAAGCGCGTCCCTCAAAAATTGCCAGTTATGCCACCTTGCTTGAGTGAAAGCACTTAATTTTTCCAACTGTGCGCACCCTATAGAAGCCTGCAAATCCGTAGCTTTTAAATTATAGCCAAAATGTGAATACGTATATTTATGATCATAGCCGAACGGGAGAGTCCCTAATTGCTGGGAGAATCTTTTGCCGCAAGTCCCGTCTTGACCTGAAGGACACCAGCAATCACGCCCCCAGTCACGCAGGGAATTCACAATTTTATGTAATTCATAATTATTTGTGTAGACTGCTCCGCCCTCGCCCATTGTTATATGATGAGGAGGATAAAAACTTGATGTAGCTATATCTCCTATAGTGCCCGTAAAATGCCATGAGTTATTATATAAATATTCAGAGCCTAAAGAGTCGCAGTTGTCTTCAATCAGCCATAAATTATTTTTCTCGCAAAAATTTTTTATCTCGGCCAAATTAAACGGGTTGCCCAGAGTGTGAGCTAACATTACGGCTTTAGTGCGGGGAGATAAGGCCTCTTCAAGCTGAGAAATTTTCACGTTGCAGGTGTCAAGCTCTACATCAATAAAAACTGGTACTGCTCCGTATTGAATTATTGGCGCGATTGTTGTCGGAAATCCTGCCGCAGCTGTTATGACCTCGTCGCCCTTGAGAATTCGCCGTGATTTCAGTTCGGGTTGAGTTAGTGCCATGAAAGCTAAAAAATTTGCCGATGATCCTGAATTTACTAGAGAACAGAATTTTACTCCGAGAATTTGCGCGAGTCTTGTCTCGAATTTATTAGCCCATTCTCCTGAAGTCAGCCAAAAATCTAATGAAGCACTCACTAAATTTTGCAGTTCGTGAACGTCATAGACTCGTCCGGCGTATCTGATAGGGTCTCCTGGCTTGTATGATTTATTCTCATGAGCGAGCGAGCAATATTCACTCACTAGAGATAAAATTTTTCCGCGTAAATCTTCCTTATTATTCATGAAATATAATCAGCTCCTTATAATTGCGAGAAAATATAATATAAACGGGCACGAACAAGCTAGCACATTAACTAATAATCTAAGCATGACATAGGACCGCAAAGAATAATTTATATAATTTGAATTACTTGTTTTACGCGGAAGAGCAAGCCACGCGCATGTCCATATACAGACAAAATAAATGCTGTTAAATATTGCATGAGTCTTAAATAATTTCACGATAAAATCAATTATCTTAGTTGATTTTATGTTAGTCCGCTGTCTTGCTATAGCTTCTACGTTAATTAAAGCCGGGCTGCCCGTTAACTTGTGAAGTAACATATTAATTGCGTTATTGGGAGTGTAACACCAGAAATATATACAATAATTCGAGAATATCAACGCGGCAATTGCTAGAGTCTCAAATAATAAAAATTTTCGCGAGTCTATATAATTACATACGCTCATAATTGCCAAATACGGAATCATGTGCATAAACCAGTATGGGTAACTAGAGAAGCTCGTGAAGAAAACTATAAACGAAAGCATAGCAGTGAAAATTATATGATGATTAATCGAGTCTCTATCCTGAGAGTCTTTATATTCATGCAGCCAGCAATAAACGCATAAAGCCCCGAACATAACTAGAAAGACTCTCACATTACCGTGAAAGAAAGGCAATTTATTCGCTAATAATTTTCCTGCCATTCCCAGTGTAAAACCTGCCCGACTCTTTGCTGCTCCTGAAACTAACATAATGGGCAAATTACAAAGCAAAGTTACTACACCCAGCAAAAATATTTTTCCGGCAATCTTCAATAAATTTTTATCACGTAATAATAATAAGGGTATAAATATAAATACTGCAAATTGCTTAAACTGTGCAGCAACAATAAACCAGAACAAAAATTTTTTATTCTCATTCTTGATATATGCAAGCAAGCCCAGAAGAGTCAAGCATATGCAAAATATATCACATTGTCCGACGTTCCCTATTACGCTTATTGACATTGCCGATGTAAAATAAATATATGCTCCCCAGCGTGATTTTTGCGAGTTTATATTAATTACACGACAAATTTTATAGATAAGAACAGACGAGAAAATAAACGCGATTAGTAATATACTCTTCCCGTAGAACATTTGTCAAAAACTTTCAGGAAAATTAACTACAAGTTCTCCGCTTCGTGAACACCATAAATATAACGGAATCCCCCATAGACCAAATATAAGATTAATCGGCAAATCGTAAATTGAGAGGCTGCTCAATTCATAACCAGAAGAACATACAACAGTTATTGCGTTTTTGTAAGCAAGACTCAGATCTCCGTGCAAAATAGCTTCTGCAAATTTAAGCTCATAAAGAATAAACCAAGAAGGATCCATGTAACAAAATGACATGAACGCGAATAATAGAAATCCAAATGCTAATGCCCATTCAAATTTTGACGGCCCGTACTCGCAAAGTTCAGGCCTTACGCTTAAATTTTGATTATTATCATTCATTATTAATTTACCCCGTAGAAATCTAAAATTTTTGAATCCATATAAGAAATTATGCCGCCTTTTCCGCGATAAACTTTCAGCCAGCTTACTACTTCATTAACTGCTTGAGTTATATTCCATTCAGGCCGCCACCCTAAGACACTTTTTGACTTTGCACAGTCAAGTTTTAAAATATTTGCTTCATGTTCATGATATTTATTTGCCTGATCATGAATAATAATATTTAATCCCTCATTGAGTTCAGAGCAAAAAATTTCTGTTAATTCCCTTGTTGTAACGCATGAACTCTCATCGGGACCGAAATTATAGCTGCCTTCGTATAATTCTTTATTATCAAATTGTTTCATGGCCAATAATAAATAACCGTGCAGGCATTCTAAAACGTGTTGATATGGCCGGATTGAATCAGGATTTCGCAGGATAATATTTTCATGTTTTAAAGCACTTCTCACACAGTCTGGAATTATTCTATTTTCTGCAAAATCTCCGCCGCCTATGACATTTCCGGATCTTGCTGTAGATATTGCCGGGGAGTCTTTCTTGCTAAAAAATGAATTCCTGTAGCTATAACTCACAAGCTCAGAACATGATTTAGAATTTGAGTAGGGATCATAGCCGCATAAAGTCTCGTTCTCGCGATAACCCCATACCCATTCGCGATTTAGATAAACTTTATCAGTTGTTACATTCACGAAAGATTTTAGAGATTCGCACTCTCTAGCAGCTTCTAAAATATTTACAGTGCCCATTATATTTACTTCATATGTATAGGCCGGTCTCTTGTATGAGTCTATAACTAAAGGCTGGGCGGCCATGTGTATTATTATATCGGGCTGAAATTCTTTCACGGCGGATTTTAGATAGTAAATGTCTCTAATATCAGCGAAATAATTTTTAACTCGGCCTGAGAGTCTCAATATATCAAATAAATTTTCATGCTCTGAATTTGAATCAGAAGGTGAAAGCGCATAACCTCCGACAATTGAGCCGAAATTTAGCAGGACTTCACAAAGCCACGAGCCTTTAAAACCTGTATGACCAGTGATGAAGACTCTTTTATTGCGATAAAAATTTTTTAGTCCCATAATTTCCACGCTGCTTTATTGTTATTCCAGAGGGATTCAAGCAAATTTTTATCTCTCAATGTGTCCATAGGCTGCCAGAATCCCGAATGTTTGTAGACTGCTAATTGATTTTCACGTGCTAGAGTCTCTAAGGGTTCAGCTTCAAAAATTGTAGAGTCGCCTTCTATATAGTTAAATACTTCAGGTTCAAGCACAAAGAATCCGCCGCTGATCCAACTTCCATCGCCTGAAGGTTTCTCTTTAAAGTTTGTGACTCTATTGCCTGAGATATTTATATGTCCATAACGTCCCGGGGGTTGTACTGCTGTAACTGTCGCAAAACAATTTTGTGATTTGTGAAATTCGATTAGATTCTTGATGTTAATATCAGCGACTCCGTCACCATATGTGAGAAGAAATGCCCCCCCCCCCTAAGTAATTATACACACGTTTTAATCTTCCGCCGGTCATACTTTTCTCGCCGGTATCAACAAGAGTAACTTTCCAAGGCTCGGCAGTATTTGAATGTACCTGCATTTGTCCCGTCGACATATCGAACGTAATATCTGACATGTGAAGACAATAATTTGCAAAATATTCTTTTATCATGTAGCCTTTGTAGCCTAAGCAAATAATGAACTCATTTATCCCGAAACATGAATAAATTTTCATGATGTGCCACAAAATAGGATGTCCGCCGATTTCTACCATAGGTTTAGGGCGTATTACTGTCTCTTCGCTTAAACGAGTTCCCATGCCTCCAGCTAAAATTACAGCCTTCATGATTTAATGCTCCTTTCTTGAATAAATAGAATTTTGCTAGATTTTATCAGTAATGAGCCTCATAAACAAGCTGTTATATTTGCCCGCCCCGCATTGAGTATCATTCTTTAATTTGAATCATCCCGCCCGCAAATAATTTACTCTTCGCGCATAATGAAAAAATTTCATGATTACACGCATTTATAAACAAGCGCAATGACTTATAAATTTTTGCATTCTACGTGATATACTTCAAAAAATTTATTATTTCTCAAGGAGTGTGTTACTCAGGTGAATAAATCAATGCCTGTTTTACGAATCGGAAAATATCAGCCCCGTTATCCATTAATACAAGGTGGAATGGGAGTCGACATATCCGGCCCAAATCTGGCAGGGCACGCAGCAAAATTTGGCGCAATCGGCACAATAGCCAGCGTCGGACTTGCTCACAATTCGCCGTTTTACGTCCCTGAAAAGCACAACTATTTTGAAGCAAATGAGATCGTCGTAAAAGAAGCCATAAAACGTGCTAAAGAAATTTCAGGCCAAGAAGGAATTATCGCAGTTAATTGCATGGTCGCATTGACTGATTATGACAGACAAGTCCGGGCAGCGGCAGAAGGCGGAGCAGATATAATAATTTCCGGTGCTGGGCTGCCTTTAAGACTTCCGGATTATACAAAAGATTTTCCGGACGTTGCATTAATTCCGATTGTGAGTTCAGCTAAAGCAGCAAGTTTGATTACTCGGCACTGGGAGAAAAAATATAATAGACTCCCCGATGCTTTTATCGTTGAAGAACCTGCTACGGCCGGCGGACATTTAGGAGCTATGACGATTGAACAAGTTTATGACCCTGCATTAAGACTCGATAAAGCTGTTCCCGATGTCGTTAAATATGTTCATGACGAAATGAAGAGCGATATTCCCGTTATTGCTGCCGGAGGTATATGGGACAAGGAAGATTTAAAGCGAGCATTTAATCTCGGTGCTAAGGGCGTTCAAATGGGTACGAGATTCGCTTGTACAGTCGAGGGCGACGCGTCAGAAAGATTCAAGCAGGCATATATCGACGCAAAAGAAGAAGACGTTGTATTAATTAACAGTCCTGCAGGTCTACCCGGACGAGCCATAAAGAATCCATTTGTAGCAAAATATCTTGATGGAACTGTAGAAAGTAAGCCGTGTTTTGCTAATTGCTTGACTCACTGCAAATATAGAAAGACAAAAGAAACTTTTTGTATTGCAGCAGCTCTTGTTGACGCTCAAGTCGGGAACTGGGAGACGGGGCTATTTTTCTGCGGAAGTAACGTAGTCAAAGCTGACAAAATCGAACGAGTCCAAGATATAATTTCTGAACTATTCGAATAATAATATTTTAATCAAGAGCAGCACTAACAGCCCGGCTTGAGAAGCCCCGACTTCTTAACCGGGTTAAAATTTTCCTGTCATCGAGTCCCGAAATTCGCCAAGTCTCTGCTAAATCCCTAGCGCGCGAAATCTCATCCTGCGAATAATTTA
Coding sequences within:
- the rfbH gene encoding lipopolysaccharide biosynthesis protein RfbH, whose product is MNNKEDLRGKILSLVSEYCSLAHENKSYKPGDPIRYAGRVYDVHELQNLVSASLDFWLTSGEWANKFETRLAQILGVKFCSLVNSGSSANFLAFMALTQPELKSRRILKGDEVITAAAGFPTTIAPIIQYGAVPVFIDVELDTCNVKISQLEEALSPRTKAVMLAHTLGNPFNLAEIKNFCEKNNLWLIEDNCDSLGSEYLYNNSWHFTGTIGDIATSSFYPPHHITMGEGGAVYTNNYELHKIVNSLRDWGRDCWCPSGQDGTCGKRFSQQLGTLPFGYDHKYTYSHFGYNLKATDLQASIGCAQLEKLSAFTQARWHNWQFLRDALSELEDLFILPSPERNSKPSWFGFLLTVKDSAKFSRDELVKYLESQKIQTRMLFAGNITRHPCFNEMRDSGKGYRIIGNLENTDIIMSRSFWIGVYPGMNDEMLKFMADSIKEFALKNE
- a CDS encoding EpsG family protein, with product MFYGKSILLIAFIFSSVLIYKICRVININSQKSRWGAYIYFTSAMSISVIGNVGQCDIFCICLTLLGLLAYIKNENKKFLFWFIVAAQFKQFAVFIFIPLLLLRDKNLLKIAGKIFLLGVVTLLCNLPIMLVSGAAKSRAGFTLGMAGKLLANKLPFFHGNVRVFLVMFGALCVYCWLHEYKDSQDRDSINHHIIFTAMLSFIVFFTSFSSYPYWFMHMIPYLAIMSVCNYIDSRKFLLFETLAIAALIFSNYCIYFWCYTPNNAINMLLHKLTGSPALINVEAIARQRTNIKSTKIIDFIVKLFKTHAIFNSIYFVCIWTCAWLALPRKTSNSNYINYSLRSYVMLRLLVNVLACSCPFILYFLAIIRS
- the rfbG gene encoding CDP-glucose 4,6-dehydratase, producing the protein MGLKNFYRNKRVFITGHTGFKGSWLCEVLLNFGSIVGGYALSPSDSNSEHENLFDILRLSGRVKNYFADIRDIYYLKSAVKEFQPDIIIHMAAQPLVIDSYKRPAYTYEVNIMGTVNILEAARECESLKSFVNVTTDKVYLNREWVWGYRENETLCGYDPYSNSKSCSELVSYSYRNSFFSKKDSPAISTARSGNVIGGGDFAENRIIPDCVRSALKHENIILRNPDSIRPYQHVLECLHGYLLLAMKQFDNKELYEGSYNFGPDESSCVTTRELTEIFCSELNEGLNIIIHDQANKYHEHEANILKLDCAKSKSVLGWRPEWNITQAVNEVVSWLKVYRGKGGIISYMDSKILDFYGVN
- a CDS encoding nitronate monooxygenase, translated to MPVLRIGKYQPRYPLIQGGMGVDISGPNLAGHAAKFGAIGTIASVGLAHNSPFYVPEKHNYFEANEIVVKEAIKRAKEISGQEGIIAVNCMVALTDYDRQVRAAAEGGADIIISGAGLPLRLPDYTKDFPDVALIPIVSSAKAASLITRHWEKKYNRLPDAFIVEEPATAGGHLGAMTIEQVYDPALRLDKAVPDVVKYVHDEMKSDIPVIAAGGIWDKEDLKRAFNLGAKGVQMGTRFACTVEGDASERFKQAYIDAKEEDVVLINSPAGLPGRAIKNPFVAKYLDGTVESKPCFANCLTHCKYRKTKETFCIAAALVDAQVGNWETGLFFCGSNVVKADKIERVQDIISELFE